CTGCGAGGACGTCTATCGCCATGACCTCTACAGATGGTATGGCGATCATTATCTTTCTATTCATCAGCTTGGACAGGGCTATCGCTGCATGACCGGAACCTATGTTGGCAGCTTCAGAAAGGGCGCTTTTCTGCATCTCAGTTAAGTACATATTCAGGCATCCTCCTTGATTGGAATTGTAAAATAAAAACAGGAACCCTTTCCATACTCGGACTCAGCCCATATCTTACCCCCATGTAGCTCTACAATCTCCTTGGAAATCGACAAACCGAGGCCGGTGCCGCCGGGCTTCCTTGTCGTCGAAGTATCGAGCTGTTCGAATTTTCTGAACAGCCTGTGCATGTTCTCTTTTTTGATTCCAATTCCATTGTCCCTTACCGATACGACCAGCGAGTTCTTGAGCTTGGCAAAGACCTTTGCATCTCTAAGAAAGGAAGGAAATTTTCTCGAGCTCGAAAGAAAAGTTGAGATATCAATGGAGCCTCCCTCTTTGGTAAATTTTATTGCGTTGCTCAGCAAGTTAACCAAAACTTGGGAAATACGGTCACGATCGAGAAGTGTTTTTGGCAGTTTTAGATTAGCATCGTATTTAATATTTATGTTCCTCGTCGTAGCCAGAATCTTAATTGCACCTGCAACTTCCGCAATCAATTTGTTTATATCCGCACTAACCAAATTAAGATGTAATTCCCCGGTCTCTATCCTCGAAAGATCGAGCAGATCGCTTATAAGCTGAGCGAGACGGTCTATGTTTCTCATCGCTATAGAAAGAAAGCGCTTTTGGGGCTCCGACGCTCTCCCTGCTGTCTCATCCTGAAGCAGCATCACCGACTCTTTGATGGCAGTAAGAGGAGTTCTGAGCTCATGAGATGCGGTGGAAATAAATTCAGATTTCAGCCTGTCGACTTCTCTCGCCTTTGTAACATCCGAGATCAGGATAACCCATCCGCTCTTACGCCCAAGCACATCGGCCATAGGAGTGATGGTCAATTCCATGATAACTTCCACATTATTCCTGTCGAACCTGATCTCCCTTCGCGCTATACCCTCCAAGGATGAAAAGTCCTTAAGGATGGAATAGATCTGACCGATCTTGACAGTATCCCATATCGGAAATCCGTATTTAAACTCCGTTATGCCGAGCAAATTTTTTGCAGAGGGATTGATCAGCGTCAGATTATATTGGTTATCTATCGCTATCACACCTTCAGCCATGGCATTGAGAATTGATTCCAAACCGATTTTTGAATCCGCAAGGTGCCTCTTTACGCTATCATAGTCTGAAAACATCGCGAGAACCTGCGCGAACACTCCAATGACTACCATATCATCGTCTGATAAGAAGCGGGAATCTCCTGTGGATATCAGCAGATAGCCGACTGTTCTGTCGGCTATCCTCAGCGGGACCACCCTCTTGTTTTTAAGAGAAAGCCTGGATGAATCGCATTTCCTGAGATTTGTGGATATAACGTTGAGAGGGAATCTCACATCCCTGTCAAGTTCTCCAGCATTGCTCTCATCGAGAATAGAAGCGTGTATCGATTCGACATCTTTGTCTGATGGTTTCGAATCGCAGGCAAGTATGAGAGTATCCGAGTGTTCATTTCGTGTGAATATTGCAAAGAGTTCGACCGGATATGAATCCTTAAGAATCTCAAAAACAGGTAGAACTACATTGTTGATGTCATACCCGGAAGAGAGGACCGTTGAAAGTCTGTTTATGAGACTGAATTGATCTACTTTTTTTGCCTTTTCCCTGGATAGGGCGACATCTACAAGCAGCTCCACTGCGTGCGAATCCACTATTCTGGTTTCTTTTGGAACGATGGAGTAGAGAGTCTTCTGATATTCTCTGGAACCCGAGAGCTCCATTATTACATCGATCTTCTCTTTCCCTACGAAATCGAGTATATTGGTTCCGGTTTTTACCCCTCGAGCATCCGCATTTATCATAGCCTTGGAACTTTTTGTCGTATCGCAGAGCCCAACGACTTCAACGGAATCTATATCGAGGAGCATGTCCAGAAGGAACGGTACTCCGTCGCCGCCACCCACAATAAGAATCCTTGACTTTGAAGCGGATGACATTTTTTTCAATTCCCCCTGTTATGCGGTCGAGTTTTCTTGCAAGTTGTTAATCACCACTTCACATACTGATTCACAGGAACATCACCATTTGTAGCAACACCGACAATGTTATGCCCCTTCCGCTTCCTAATTCAATTCAGAGTGAGAACGTCAACAACGAGGGCGATTGAACCGCTGCCTAGTATCGTGGCTCCGGCAATGCCCTTGACCCCCTTGAACTCTTTGGAAAGTTGCTTTATGACTATGTCCTGTTGGTTGAGCAGCCTGTCCACCATCGCTGCGTATTTGCGCTCTCCGTCGTCAACTATGAGAGCGTAACCCTTTGAAGATTTTTCACATGGTGCATCGGCGACTGACAGTTTGGTGGAAAGAATTTCATTTATTCGCATGAGAGGAATAACTTCTCCTCTATGCACTATGGTTTCGGCATTTTCTATCGACCTAATATTTAAACTGGTAACCGGCGCTATTTCAACCACGCTGGATATTGGAAAAGCAAAAAATCTCTCTTCAACACCTACTATGAGAGATTTTACAACGGCAGTAGTGATGGGAATCTTCATGCTTATCTTAGTGCCAAGATGCGCTTTGGATTCTATCAGGATGGTTCCGCCGAGCATCTCCGCTTTATTTTTTACAACATCCATTCCGACGCCTCTGCCCGATATCTCCGAAACGGATCTTGCAGTGCTGAATCCTGGCATGGCTATTATCATTAAAATTTCGTCATCGGACATTTGAGAAAGCTGCGCCTCAGTGGCAAGCCCCCTTTCTATTGCACCCATCTTAACGGCTGATATATCCACCCCTTCTCCATCATCAGAGACCGATATGACCACATAGTTTTTCTCACGGACAGCGGACAGCATCACCCTGCCTTCCTCCGCTTTTTTATTTCTTTTTCTTTCTTCAGGTTTGGCAATCCCATGATCTACCGCATTTCTAATCAAATGAATCAATGGGTCGGCTATTTCATCTAAGACCGCTCTATCGAGCTCTATATCTCCACCGATCATTTCAAACCTGATTTTTTTACTCTCTTTCATCGCAAGATCCCTGACGACCCTGGGAAACCTGTCGAAAATCTGTGCGACCGGGACTAGCCTCGCCTGCATAATCTCGTTCTGAAGGTCATCAACGAGTCTGTTGAGCGGATCTATGGAAGCTTTAAGGTCGGCCTCTCCAAGGCGATCGGCTATTTCTCCAATTCTCAGCTTCGCTATCGCGAGTTCCTCCACCAAATTCATCAGTCTGTCTAGCCTCTGCACATCAATCCTGACACTGGAAATTCTCTTTATTTGCTCAGCTTGCTGGCCGGTTTTTTTTCTAGCATCTTCGACAGAGAATTGGCTCGAAGAATCATCATAACCGTACCAGTCATCTTCCACGGGTATTTCGTAAACCTCCACCTCGGCAATTTCCAATATATCGGCAACCCTCTCCTTTACAGAGTTGGGAGGTTCTCTGGTTATAAACACACATCCAAAGGAAAGATCGAATTTGTCAGCTTCAATAGACTCGCTGTCCGGAAAGGACTTTATCACCTCTCCAACCTCATGAAGAGTTCTGAAAACCATGAACGCCCTGACGTTTTTCAAAACACAGCCTTTGTCGAGAGTCACCTTGACATGATAGCAGTTATATCCGTCTCTTTTCACCCTGGCCAGGGTCCTCTTTTCAAAAACATTGAGGCTTATATCTTCGGATATTTTTTCTTCCTCAAAAACATGCTCCTTCTTGATGGAGGAGTTAAGAGAGTTGATCAGCGAAGCGACATCGCCATCAAATGCCTTGGATTCAGCTGTAGCTGCCACCATTCTTTCAAGGGTATCGACGCATGAAAAAAGAGTAGTGATTTCTTTTTCATCCAGAGCGCTCTCCCCGTCCCTCACTTGCGAGAGCAGATCCTCCATCTTATGAGAAAGATCTGAGATGTCGTTATATCCCATGCTGGCGGAGATGCTTTTTAGCGTATGAGCTGCGCGAAAGATCGAGTTTAACGCCTCTACGTTGGCTCGATCTTTCTCTAGAATCAAAAGGCTCGAATTGAGCAGCTGCAGAAGCTCATCCGATTCCTGCAGATATATTTTTTTGTATTCCTCTTTCCCAGACATGGCCCGTTTACCTCAAAATTCGATGAATTTCCTGTGCTATCCCACTCAGTGGCAGAACTTTGTCCGCAAGATTCGCAGATACCACGCTCTTAGGCATTCCATATATGACCGAACTGGCTTCATCCTGGGCTATCACAACGCCACCTGCGCTTTTAATCGCCGACGAGCCCAAAGTCCCATCGCTTCCCATTCCTGTCAGTACTACTCCAACCACCATGTTAGAAAAAGAAGCCGCGGCAGACTTCATCGTAAAGTCAGCACAGGGTCTCAGACCGAAAACAGGAGGTGCATCACTCAGGGTGATTATCGGTGTTTGCAATGTACCGGATATTTCCAGATGAGAACCACCCTTTGCCACCACCGCCTCTCCAGCGTGCAAAATCATTCCGTTTGCGGCCTCACGAACTGATATCTGGGATATTTTATCTAATCTTTCAGCCAGGGACTTTGTAAATCCTGCCGGCATGTGTTGCACAACCAGGATGGCAGCGGGAATATCTTTCTCGATGGCAGGCAGAAGTATAGCCAAAGCCTGGGTTCCGCCAGTTGAAGATGCTATAATGATAATTCTTTTCATGTGCTCGACCTTGCCGGTTTTTTTTGCAGCGCACTTGCTAGCTTCGGCATAGATGAGTTTTAATTTGTTCACCGGGACCCGGGCGGCGTTTTTAACCTTGGCAAGAATATTTGCCGCAACTTCATCGATATTTAACGAGATCACACCGCTTGGCTTGGTCACAAAATCCACAGCCCCGTACTCCAGCGCTTTCAAAGTTTGTTCGGAGTCTTTGGCCGTAAAAGCACTAATTATCACGCACGGAGTGGGCATTTCGCTCATGATGTAGCCAAGAGCATCAAGGCCGCTCATCACCGGCATCTCGATATCAAGGGTTATAACATCAGGTTTAAGTGAATTGGCGCTTTCGATGGCTTCCTTACCATCCTTTGCAACGGCGATAACATTTATATCAGGATCCGAAGAGAGTATCTCCACTATCTTCTTGCGCATGAAAGCGCTGTCATCCGCAACCAAGACTCTTATCTTACTTTTTTCTATCATTGATCCCCTCTGTCACTCGCCTATGACACGAACCACTTCTTCGATTAGGACTTCAGGCCGAAACGGCTTTATGATGAAACCTTTTGCACCAGCCTGTATTGCTTCAACAACCATCCCCTGATTGCCAAGGGCGCTGACGACGAGAATTTTTGCATTTGGATCGAATGACATTATTTCGCGGGTCGCCTCTATACCGTTTTTATCGTTCATGACTATATCCATGGTGATGATATCCGGACGATGTTCCCTATATTTTTTCAAGGCGTCATCACCGCTCACCGCCTCTGCAACGATCTGATATCCATGTTTCAGCAAGATATCCTTGATCAGCTCCCTCATAAAACTTGCATCATCGGCAACTAGAACCCTTTTTTGCATACGTCCTCCGCCAATCAGGTGGTTTTGTCTGCGGCATTTATACTCTTTATTAACATCTGCAAAGTTTTCGTAAAAAACAAAACCGAGCGCCCGTAATTGCCACCTACATCTGAGGCCACCAGAGGTATTCCAAGGTCATCCAAAACTGCCAGCGCAGTCTCATAGTTCCTGGCGCCTATGCCAGGCGCCGAACTCTGAATTGAAGGAAACATATTTGCGCCGCCGGCGATTTTCGCCCTCAGGTTAAGGCGTTTTCCTCCAATTTTTAAAATTCCATCCACCAACTCTCTAATGCCGGAATCGACGAACTTCGAATTCTTGTGACGGGCGGAAGATCTGGCTGCTGATCTTTCCGGCAACATAGCATGCAGAAGCCCGGCTGAATGCGCCACACAATCATATATAGCAACGCCGAGACAGGAGCCCAATGCCTTGGTTTCAAGAACGAGAGGAACTCTCACGACAGCGCTCTCAGCTATTCCGACAATAACATTTCCTTCAAGAGTCATCTCAAATGATCACCTTGCAAGTTTTTCGACTGCAGCAAGAATTCTGGCGGATTCGAAAGGCTTTACTACAAAGTCTTTCGCGCCAGCCTGTATTGCTTCAACAACAAGTTGTTGCTGCCCCATGGCGCTTACAACCAGTATCACCGCGCGTTCATCGGATTCGATTATTTGTTTGACCGCATCAATCCCATTCATTTCGGGCATTATGATATCCATCGTAACAAGGTCAGGTTTTAGCTTCGTGTACATTTCAACCGCTTCCTTTCCGTTGGCGGCCTCTCCAGCTATGCGATGTCCGGCTTCCTTGAGAATATCTGAAAGCATCTTCCTCATGAATATTGCATCATCTACAATTAAAATATTCATTTTCTTCTTAGTCATGACGCCCTCCGGTTTCATCCTTTCTACTGGTTCTATCTGTCGGCCAATCGGACAATCCTATGAATTCATACATCCTGGCGAAACAGAAGTCGGCGAAGAGGCGCCTTGCCTCATTGCTGATATTTTCAAATGCAATGCCATACTCATGTCGTCCAGTGGAATTTTCCGATGTGCGTACTATACGCCCTCTTATCTTGAGAGATTCTCCACCTGAATCTCCGAGTAATATTTCAAGGTCTATCAGAGAATCGGATGGAAGATCTTCCTCAGCAATGAGGAGACAGCCTCCTGCGCTTATATTACCCGACTTGGCAGCGCGTTTCTCCCCGCCTCCGGAAACGGAATAAAGAACCTCGATGGGTATATCGAGTCTTGCGCTCTTCCTTCGTTCACCTTCGCTGTTTCGGGAATCGGTCATTTGGAATCTGCCTTTTATTGTTCCGTCTGCACTGGAAGATGTGCGCTCTCTTCCTTGCTGAGTATGCTACCAGCATCCAGGACAATGATGAGCCTATCCTGAAACTTACCAACACCCTTTATGAATTCCGCATGGACTTTGGATTCAATCATCGCAGGAGTCGGCTCCATATCATTTAAGGGCATGCGAATAACCTCTGGTACCTCGTCCACTATTAAGCCTATTTTGCTATCCCCAACTTCGACAATTATTATTCTGGCGATATCCGTTCTTAGCGAATTTTTGATGGCGAAGCGTTGCGCCAGATCCATAACAGCCACTATCTGCCCTCTCAAGTTCAGCACCCCGGTTATAAAGTCGGGGGCCTTGGGCATGGGAGTTATTTCCTGCATTCTGATAATTTCCCTGACTTGCGATATGTCCAAAGCAAACTCTTCATCAGCAAGCCTGAAGACCACCAATTGGAGCTCTTCGGATACGGATTTATTTTTGTCATTCATTTAGTTGCTCGCTTTTTATAAAGTTTGTGAGTTCTTTTTCGCATGCCTCTTCTGAGGAAGAGCGTCTTCAGGGCCGGTAGAATCAAGTCTGAATTGTCCCACCATATCTCGCAAGGCTATACCCATGTCAGCGAGTTCTTGAGCGCTGGAAACAAGCTCTTCCATAGAAGCGGTCATCTCCTCCGATGAAGCGCTCGCTTCTTCAGTGGCTGCGGCGGTCTCTTCAGCTACCGAAGCTATATCAGAGACGGCTTTAGCGACCTGTTTTGCGCTGGAAGCCTGTTCCTGGTTAGCAGAGGAAACATCTTCCACCATCGCAGCGAGCCTTTCAGAACTCTTCACAATCTCAATAAGCCCTGAGCCGAGCCTTTTGGTGATCTCGTTTATCTCTTCCGCATCCTGGGCGGCACCCTGTATGCTGAGAACCGCGTCGCCTGTATCCTGTTGTACATCTTTTATGAGCTTTTCGATCTCTTCGGCAGATTTAGCGGATGCCTCTGCAAGTTTTCTGACTTCCTCTGCAACGACGGCAAAACCTCGACCATACTCACCAGCCCTTGCTGCCTCTATGGCCGCGTTTAAGGCCAGCAGGTTTGTCTGATCTGCAATGCTGGTTATCACGTCCACTATTTCTCCTATCTGATCGGACCTCTCCCCGAGTTTTTTTACAGAATCAACAGATCTCCCGACAATCTCCGAGATTTTAGTCACCTTCCGTTGGGTTTCTGTAGCAGCTTCGCTCCCTTTTTGAGATATCTTGAGAGAACCGGCAGCCTCGTTTGCAGCATGCTGCGCGCTAACTGAGACTTGACTTATAGCAGCGGACACATGTTCCATCACCTTTTGAGTTTCATCTATTCTCTGCGCCTGCGACTCGGTTCCTTTTGATATCTGCTGGACGGTAGATGAAACCTCTTCCGTCGTGGCATTCATCTGCTGAGCGGTCGAAGAAAGCTCCTGTGAAGAGACGGAGATTCGCTCAGAAGTCCTCAGGATCTGCGAGACCATCCCTCGCAAAGTGGCGATCATATCCTGTAACGATTTTGAAAGATCCCCTATCTCATCGTCGGTTTTTTCATCAGGAGAGACAGATAGGTTCCCAGAAGCAACCTGTTTGGCAACCAATGACATCCTTATCATCGGGCCTGCAATTATGCCTGAAAGGTAAAGAGCTGCGAACGCAACTGCGACAACCGAAAAGACCACGATCAGGATGACCCAATTCCTGAGAGCGAAGACAGGTGCGAAGGCCTCGTCATAGTCCATCTTTGATATTATATGCCACCCGAAATCCGTCGCAAAGTTTTCACCGAGCCCAAGAGCCCGATAGCTTTCGATGACCTTGTTGCCCTTATAATCTTTCGCTATCAGATTTCCGCTGGCATTTTTAATAGCGGATCTTCCAGCATCGGTATCGATTTTTGCTTTCAAAATTCTAAAGGCATTGTCAAATCTCGAATCGCTTCTCACTAAAAGATCATCGCCTATCAAGAGCGATTCTCCAGTGCGGCCCAGACCTGTAGCATCATTGACAAGATCGTTTATCCTATCCGTTCCAACCTGAAACGCGATGACGGCTATCACGGACCCATCGGAAGCCTTAACCGGTACCCCCACAAAAAATGCAGGCGAATTGCTGGGCGCGTAAATTGAAAAATCTTCAAAAACCACTTTTTTTTGTTTAATGACCTTTGACCAGAGCCTCGCCAATCCAGAATTACTTAAACTGCCGGTCGTAAGATTTGTTCCGAGATCACTTTCCCTTGTATATGTGTGCATCACATGACCATGCGTGACGCACATAAAGAACATATCGTAGTAACCAAATGTCTTAGAATAAAAATCAAAAAACGGCGCGATCTCGGCTTGTATTTTTTTATATTCCTCCGTAGTGATGTCAAAAACGCCACCATCCCTTGCTCCGCTCGAGTCGTGATATCTATTCAACCTTTCAAAGGCCAATCTCGTATTGCCGAGCTGCGCCAAAAGCGTGGCATTAGCAGAGAGCTCCTCGAAATAATGCAAGACCAACCTCCCTTTTAATTCATTGATGGAGGTAAGCTCCGAAAAAATCTTTTTCTCCAAAGCATTTCTTGAATTTGAATACGCAAGAACGCTAGTGACGAGAAGAGGAAGCAAGGCTATCAGAAGAAACCACACGAGCAGCTTTCCCTTCAATCCACTTAAAAATTTTCTAGTACGCATCATCCCCCCTAATTTTGGCTGAAACCGCTACCCGGATTTACCCTTTCTGAATATCCTCAGATTCGCATCGCTGAGATCAAACAAACCCCTCATTTCATCAGGTACGCTCTCCACAAGTCCCATTACTAAATATCCATTATCATAAAGTTTTTCAAATATTCGTCGCATAACTAAAAGCTGTAGATTTCTTTCGAAGTATATAAAGACA
This genomic stretch from Myxococcales bacterium harbors:
- a CDS encoding cell wall metabolism sensor histidine kinase WalK, which gives rise to MSSASKSRILIVGGGDGVPFLLDMLLDIDSVEVVGLCDTTKSSKAMINADARGVKTGTNILDFVGKEKIDVIMELSGSREYQKTLYSIVPKETRIVDSHAVELLVDVALSREKAKKVDQFSLINRLSTVLSSGYDINNVVLPVFEILKDSYPVELFAIFTRNEHSDTLILACDSKPSDKDVESIHASILDESNAGELDRDVRFPLNVISTNLRKCDSSRLSLKNKRVVPLRIADRTVGYLLISTGDSRFLSDDDMVVIGVFAQVLAMFSDYDSVKRHLADSKIGLESILNAMAEGVIAIDNQYNLTLINPSAKNLLGITEFKYGFPIWDTVKIGQIYSILKDFSSLEGIARREIRFDRNNVEVIMELTITPMADVLGRKSGWVILISDVTKAREVDRLKSEFISTASHELRTPLTAIKESVMLLQDETAGRASEPQKRFLSIAMRNIDRLAQLISDLLDLSRIETGELHLNLVSADINKLIAEVAGAIKILATTRNINIKYDANLKLPKTLLDRDRISQVLVNLLSNAIKFTKEGGSIDISTFLSSSRKFPSFLRDAKVFAKLKNSLVVSVRDNGIGIKKENMHRLFRKFEQLDTSTTRKPGGTGLGLSISKEIVELHGGKIWAESEYGKGSCFYFTIPIKEDA
- a CDS encoding chemotaxis protein CheA, with product MSGKEEYKKIYLQESDELLQLLNSSLLILEKDRANVEALNSIFRAAHTLKSISASMGYNDISDLSHKMEDLLSQVRDGESALDEKEITTLFSCVDTLERMVAATAESKAFDGDVASLINSLNSSIKKEHVFEEEKISEDISLNVFEKRTLARVKRDGYNCYHVKVTLDKGCVLKNVRAFMVFRTLHEVGEVIKSFPDSESIEADKFDLSFGCVFITREPPNSVKERVADILEIAEVEVYEIPVEDDWYGYDDSSSQFSVEDARKKTGQQAEQIKRISSVRIDVQRLDRLMNLVEELAIAKLRIGEIADRLGEADLKASIDPLNRLVDDLQNEIMQARLVPVAQIFDRFPRVVRDLAMKESKKIRFEMIGGDIELDRAVLDEIADPLIHLIRNAVDHGIAKPEERKRNKKAEEGRVMLSAVREKNYVVISVSDDGEGVDISAVKMGAIERGLATEAQLSQMSDDEILMIIAMPGFSTARSVSEISGRGVGMDVVKNKAEMLGGTILIESKAHLGTKISMKIPITTAVVKSLIVGVEERFFAFPISSVVEIAPVTSLNIRSIENAETIVHRGEVIPLMRINEILSTKLSVADAPCEKSSKGYALIVDDGERKYAAMVDRLLNQQDIVIKQLSKEFKGVKGIAGATILGSGSIALVVDVLTLN
- a CDS encoding chemotaxis response regulator protein-glutamate methylesterase translates to MIEKSKIRVLVADDSAFMRKKIVEILSSDPDINVIAVAKDGKEAIESANSLKPDVITLDIEMPVMSGLDALGYIMSEMPTPCVIISAFTAKDSEQTLKALEYGAVDFVTKPSGVISLNIDEVAANILAKVKNAARVPVNKLKLIYAEASKCAAKKTGKVEHMKRIIIIASSTGGTQALAILLPAIEKDIPAAILVVQHMPAGFTKSLAERLDKISQISVREAANGMILHAGEAVVAKGGSHLEISGTLQTPIITLSDAPPVFGLRPCADFTMKSAAASFSNMVVGVVLTGMGSDGTLGSSAIKSAGGVVIAQDEASSVIYGMPKSVVSANLADKVLPLSGIAQEIHRILR
- a CDS encoding response regulator, whose amino-acid sequence is MQKRVLVADDASFMRELIKDILLKHGYQIVAEAVSGDDALKKYREHRPDIITMDIVMNDKNGIEATREIMSFDPNAKILVVSALGNQGMVVEAIQAGAKGFIIKPFRPEVLIEEVVRVIGE
- a CDS encoding chemotaxis protein CheD; protein product: MTLEGNVIVGIAESAVVRVPLVLETKALGSCLGVAIYDCVAHSAGLLHAMLPERSAARSSARHKNSKFVDSGIRELVDGILKIGGKRLNLRAKIAGGANMFPSIQSSAPGIGARNYETALAVLDDLGIPLVASDVGGNYGRSVLFFTKTLQMLIKSINAADKTT
- a CDS encoding response regulator encodes the protein MTKKKMNILIVDDAIFMRKMLSDILKEAGHRIAGEAANGKEAVEMYTKLKPDLVTMDIIMPEMNGIDAVKQIIESDERAVILVVSAMGQQQLVVEAIQAGAKDFVVKPFESARILAAVEKLAR
- a CDS encoding PilZ domain-containing protein; its protein translation is MTDSRNSEGERRKSARLDIPIEVLYSVSGGGEKRAAKSGNISAGGCLLIAEEDLPSDSLIDLEILLGDSGGESLKIRGRIVRTSENSTGRHEYGIAFENISNEARRLFADFCFARMYEFIGLSDWPTDRTSRKDETGGRHD
- a CDS encoding purine-binding chemotaxis protein CheW produces the protein MNDKNKSVSEELQLVVFRLADEEFALDISQVREIIRMQEITPMPKAPDFITGVLNLRGQIVAVMDLAQRFAIKNSLRTDIARIIIVEVGDSKIGLIVDEVPEVIRMPLNDMEPTPAMIESKVHAEFIKGVGKFQDRLIIVLDAGSILSKEESAHLPVQTEQ
- a CDS encoding methyl-accepting chemotaxis protein translates to MRTRKFLSGLKGKLLVWFLLIALLPLLVTSVLAYSNSRNALEKKIFSELTSINELKGRLVLHYFEELSANATLLAQLGNTRLAFERLNRYHDSSGARDGGVFDITTEEYKKIQAEIAPFFDFYSKTFGYYDMFFMCVTHGHVMHTYTRESDLGTNLTTGSLSNSGLARLWSKVIKQKKVVFEDFSIYAPSNSPAFFVGVPVKASDGSVIAVIAFQVGTDRINDLVNDATGLGRTGESLLIGDDLLVRSDSRFDNAFRILKAKIDTDAGRSAIKNASGNLIAKDYKGNKVIESYRALGLGENFATDFGWHIISKMDYDEAFAPVFALRNWVILIVVFSVVAVAFAALYLSGIIAGPMIRMSLVAKQVASGNLSVSPDEKTDDEIGDLSKSLQDMIATLRGMVSQILRTSERISVSSQELSSTAQQMNATTEEVSSTVQQISKGTESQAQRIDETQKVMEHVSAAISQVSVSAQHAANEAAGSLKISQKGSEAATETQRKVTKISEIVGRSVDSVKKLGERSDQIGEIVDVITSIADQTNLLALNAAIEAARAGEYGRGFAVVAEEVRKLAEASAKSAEEIEKLIKDVQQDTGDAVLSIQGAAQDAEEINEITKRLGSGLIEIVKSSERLAAMVEDVSSANQEQASSAKQVAKAVSDIASVAEETAAATEEASASSEEMTASMEELVSSAQELADMGIALRDMVGQFRLDSTGPEDALPQKRHAKKNSQTL